Within Thermococcus celer Vu 13 = JCM 8558, the genomic segment CTCTTTCCCACCTCCATATTTCAGCATAACCTTTTAAAGTTATAATTCAACTTATTATCGGTGGTTACATGGGTATGGAGCTGAGAAACGAAAAGAACCTTGGGCTTATAGGTTCCATCTTGGTTCTGGTAGGTGGTTTCACGGGCGTTATCCCTTACTGGGGGACGATAGCGGCCGGTATATCGCTCGTCGGGGAAATACTCGTGCTCATAGCCCTGAATGGAATAGGCGACAAGCTCGGAGACGACAGACCCTTCAGGTACTACCTCTACTCCGTGATAGCGACGATAGGCATACTCGTCGTTGCGGTGATTCTGATAGTAATGGGCGTTCTTGCAATGGCGAGCACGGGCATGACCTTCAACGAGACTCCGGAGCAGGTCCTCGGGGCCATTGGAATGGGAATGATGTTCATTGGACTTGCGCTCGTACTTGTGGCCGTCGTGGTCGGTTTCTATTACGCCGTGAAGACATGGAGGGTCACCTACGAGCTCACGGGCGTCGAGGAGTTCGATGAAACGGCCACCTTCATAAAGTGGGGCGCCATAACCGCGGTGATCCTCGTGGGAATTCTTCTCCTCCTCGCTGCGGAAATCTACCAGATAATAGCCTTCGCGAACCTGCCGGAGGAGATGGAGAGGGAACCCGAGATTACCCCTACCTAATTTTTCCACTTTTTCAGGTAAACCTTTTAAGAACAAACGCCGTTTTATTTTTGGTGATGCCTTTGGGTATAGACGTCAGCGGCGAGCGGAACCTCGGGCTGTGGGGTTCCGTGCTGGCCCTGCTCGGTGGCTTCGTGCCCTACCTGAGAAGCATCCTCGGGCTAATTGGGTTCGTCATGGTCTTGATGGCGCTCAAAGGGATAAGCGATAAGGTCGGCGATGACAGACCCTTCAGGAACTACCTCTTCGTCTTCGTGTCTGGGGTCGCGGTCGTCGTCCTCATCCTCTTCCTGATCTTCGGGAGTCTCTCCGGGCTCTGGAGGGCCGAGATCCACGAGGAGACGCACTGGGGAGCTCCTGGTGGAAGTACATCGGCAGACTACGAGATGCACGTTCCGCTCCCCATCATCAGCGGCATCGTCCTCCTCTTTATCCTCATGGTGGTCGTCATGGCCTACTTCGAGATAAAGACATGGGAGGCGATGTACGAGATAACCGGCACCAGGGAGTTCGGGGACGCGGCCAACTGGTTCAAGTGGGGGGCTGTAACCTCAATCGTGCTCGTCGGTCTCCTGCTCCTGTTCATAGCCAGGATATTCGTCATACTGGGCTTCCACAGCATGCCCGATGAACTGGAAGAAAAAGGAACCACAGATTTCGCCATCGACTCTCCGATAGCTTGAGGCCGCCCGGCCTTGTTCTTATCCGTCCAAGAAAATTGGAGATAGGGTCAGAGTACCCTATCGAGGACTATCGCCGTCAGGGCGCCGACAGCCATCCCTGACTCCAGTATGCTCGATACCACCTTCGGGAAGGCCGCGAGGAACTCCGGCGGAAGCTGGGGGGCGCCCAGACCCGCTATGAGCGCCGCCGCGAGGATAAGGGTGTTCCTGTCCGTGAACTCGACCCTCTCCTTTATCAGCCTCAATCCCGTGACGCTTATCATCCCGTATAGGGCCAGGGTCAAACCGCCGAGAACCGGGGCGGGCATCGAGGCCAGCACCCCCGCGAACTTCGGGAGGAGGGAGAGGAGTACCAGCATAACGGCCCCCATCTGCACCACGTACCTGCTACCCACCCGGGTCAGGGCCACAACACCTATGTTCTCGGAGTAGCTCGTCGTTCCGCAGGCCCCGAGGACGCCCGCCACGGAACAAGCCAAGCCCTCGCTTCCTATGCCCCTCGCTATTCTCCCCTCGGTTATCTCGGAGCCGGTTACGGCCGCTATGGCGTGGTAATCGCCGACGCTCTCGATTATGCTCACCATGAAGGCGAAGAGGAGCAGGACTACCGCGGTGGTGTCGAAGACGGGAGCGCCCCACGGGAAGGGCCGCGGAATGCCCACAAGTGGCATGTCCCGTACAGTCCCGAAGTCCACGAGGCCGAGTGGAACGCTCAGCAGGTAGCCAACCGCCGCGCCCACAACGACGGGCATCGCCCTGAGACTCCCCTTTGCCCTCAGCGCCACGAAGACCGTCGTCAGAAAGGTCACCGCGGCCACGAGGGTTGCCCTCGGAATGGTCCCCCCTGACGGATCCGCGTAGAAGTTGAAGAAGTTCTTGACGGCGACGTCGGCGAGGCTGAAGCCGATGAGGGTTATCGTAACGCCCGTGACCAGAGGGGTGAAAAGTTTCCTCACCTTCCCGATTATCCCGAGCCACCCTACGGCGGCCTCGATGAGCCCCCCAACTATCAGGGCGCCCTGGACGGCG encodes:
- a CDS encoding DUF996 domain-containing protein — translated: MPLGIDVSGERNLGLWGSVLALLGGFVPYLRSILGLIGFVMVLMALKGISDKVGDDRPFRNYLFVFVSGVAVVVLILFLIFGSLSGLWRAEIHEETHWGAPGGSTSADYEMHVPLPIISGIVLLFILMVVVMAYFEIKTWEAMYEITGTREFGDAANWFKWGAVTSIVLVGLLLLFIARIFVILGFHSMPDELEEKGTTDFAIDSPIA
- a CDS encoding uracil-xanthine permease family protein codes for the protein MERMEAVESQVLKVGIEERVEPVKALVFGLQHVLAMFGATVTVPLVVGGAIGLGGSEVALMIQAVLLAMGIATLLQTTIGSRYPIVQGSSFAFIPGLITIGSSLGMAAVQGALIVGGLIEAAVGWLGIIGKVRKLFTPLVTGVTITLIGFSLADVAVKNFFNFYADPSGGTIPRATLVAAVTFLTTVFVALRAKGSLRAMPVVVGAAVGYLLSVPLGLVDFGTVRDMPLVGIPRPFPWGAPVFDTTAVVLLLFAFMVSIIESVGDYHAIAAVTGSEITEGRIARGIGSEGLACSVAGVLGACGTTSYSENIGVVALTRVGSRYVVQMGAVMLVLLSLLPKFAGVLASMPAPVLGGLTLALYGMISVTGLRLIKERVEFTDRNTLILAAALIAGLGAPQLPPEFLAAFPKVVSSILESGMAVGALTAIVLDRVL
- a CDS encoding DUF996 domain-containing protein: MGMELRNEKNLGLIGSILVLVGGFTGVIPYWGTIAAGISLVGEILVLIALNGIGDKLGDDRPFRYYLYSVIATIGILVVAVILIVMGVLAMASTGMTFNETPEQVLGAIGMGMMFIGLALVLVAVVVGFYYAVKTWRVTYELTGVEEFDETATFIKWGAITAVILVGILLLLAAEIYQIIAFANLPEEMEREPEITPT